Below is a window of Thermoplasmata archaeon DNA.
CGAACTTCTTCTTCACCTCGAGCGGCAGCGGCGCCGAGCCCGACAGGCAGTAGCGGATCGAGTGGATCCGGTGCCGGCCGACATCCGGCTGGTTCGCGAAGGCGTTGTAGAGGGCCGGGACGCCGGGGAACTCCGTCGGCTGGTAGCGGTCGATCAGCCGGAGCGCCTCGCGGATCTCGGGTCGGGTCTGGATGACGATCGTCGCGCCGTCCGCGAGGCCCATCAGGAGCGCGACCGTGAGGCCGTAGATGTGGAAGAACGGGATGGAGGCGAGGATGACGTCCTCGCCCGGTCGCCGCGTCGTGTTCCAGGCGATCGACTGCCGCACGTTGGCGACGAGGTTGCGGTGCGAGAGCATCGCGGCCTTCGGCACCCCGGTGGTCCCGCCGGTGTACTGGTAGACCGCGACCGTCGTCGCCGGGTCCGCCCGGAACAGGTCGACCGACCCCTGGGTGCGGCGGGCGCTCGCGTAGGGCTGGATCCACGGCTCCACCGGCAGGTCGGTCGGAAGGTGCTGGCGCTGGAGGACACGGTTGACGAACGGCCGCAGGTACCACGGGTAGAACTCGCGCAGGCGCCCGAGGAAGACCACCGGCACCGGGTAGTCGGCCCGTATCTTCGCGACGTTGGGGTACAGGATCTCGAGCGTCACGAGCGCCTTGGGCCCGGCGTCCCGCAGGAGGCGCGACAGGTCGACCCCCAGGTAGAGCGGGCTCACCTGGACCACGATCGCGCCGAGACGGAGCGTCGCGAGCAGCGCGACCGGGTACAGCGGACAGTTCGGCAGGTAGAGCGCGACGCGGTCTCCGGGGCCGATCCCGTTCTGGCGCAGCGCGGCCGCGAAGCGCTCCGACTCCTCCCAGAGCTGCCGGTAGCTCCAGCGCCGGCC
It encodes the following:
- a CDS encoding long-chain fatty acid--CoA ligase translates to MSAPAAEVDRVWLRHYPPEVPPTVDVPDEMLSEMVAASVRAWPNRSALVYYGRRWSYRQLWEESERFAAALRQNGIGPGDRVALYLPNCPLYPVALLATLRLGAIVVQVSPLYLGVDLSRLLRDAGPKALVTLEILYPNVAKIRADYPVPVVFLGRLREFYPWYLRPFVNRVLQRQHLPTDLPVEPWIQPYASARRTQGSVDLFRADPATTVAVYQYTGGTTGVPKAAMLSHRNLVANVRQSIAWNTTRRPGEDVILASIPFFHIYGLTVALLMGLADGATIVIQTRPEIREALRLIDRYQPTEFPGVPALYNAFANQPDVGRHRIHSIRYCLSGSAPLPLEVKKKFEALTGGKLIEGYGLSEASPVTHANPPTGEQRPGSIGLPLPSTDHRVVDLETGGQALAPGEVGELEVRGPQVMVGYFGHPEETAAVLRGGWLRTGDVARLDADGYAYIVDRKKDMINVGGMKVWPREVEEILFQHPAVQDVAVVGMADPERGEAVKAFVVAKPGTHPSADELITFVRERIAHYKAPRAVEFRDALPRSGVQKVLRRVLRGEDAVPVAATGSPAPATAPAR